In the genome of Neisseria animaloris, one region contains:
- a CDS encoding endonuclease/exonuclease/phosphatase family protein — MTYYAGIKKIQDASIRHRTIEGLQRLRRALAEQIPTRTVSDTLLLATWNIREFDSGKYGYRSEEAYYYIAEILNHFDLIAIQEVRDGLYPLQHLQRLLGDNWQFLVTDVTLGTSGNSERMAYLYDRRKVSFTGLAAELVLPKDKNAEQEPLQLARSPYVAGFKAGWAYLTLATVHIYYGKGVAVDPRRFDEIKSFSRTIAKHAAKLSGAPQYRPGAEVKPDNLIMLGDFNIFNRSDVTMQAITEAGFVVPEELKTIPGSNVAKNRHYDQIAYYKQLAKLKPTGCAGVFDFFEHVYRLEDEAAYAQERETKPGRSFKDWRTYLMSDHLPMWIELGIDDSDTYLSGLK; from the coding sequence ATGACCTATTATGCAGGAATCAAAAAAATCCAAGACGCTTCCATCCGCCACCGCACCATCGAAGGCCTGCAACGCCTGCGCCGAGCCTTGGCCGAGCAGATTCCCACACGCACCGTCTCCGACACTCTGCTGCTTGCCACATGGAACATCCGCGAGTTCGATTCCGGCAAATACGGCTACCGCAGCGAAGAAGCCTATTACTACATTGCCGAAATCCTCAACCATTTCGACCTTATTGCCATCCAAGAAGTGCGGGACGGCCTCTACCCGCTGCAACACCTGCAACGGCTGCTCGGCGACAACTGGCAGTTTCTCGTTACCGACGTAACCCTAGGCACGTCCGGCAACTCCGAGCGCATGGCCTATCTCTATGACCGCCGCAAAGTCAGCTTCACCGGTTTGGCCGCCGAACTCGTACTGCCCAAAGACAAAAACGCTGAACAGGAACCCTTGCAGCTCGCCCGTTCACCCTATGTGGCAGGCTTCAAAGCAGGCTGGGCCTACCTCACCCTCGCCACCGTACACATCTACTACGGCAAAGGCGTGGCCGTCGATCCGCGCCGATTCGACGAAATCAAATCATTTAGCCGAACCATCGCCAAACACGCCGCCAAACTTTCCGGCGCACCGCAATACCGTCCCGGCGCAGAAGTAAAACCCGACAACCTCATCATGCTTGGCGACTTCAACATCTTCAACCGCAGCGACGTAACCATGCAGGCGATTACCGAAGCCGGATTCGTCGTTCCCGAAGAACTCAAAACCATCCCCGGCTCCAACGTCGCCAAAAACCGCCACTACGACCAAATTGCCTACTACAAACAGCTTGCCAAACTTAAGCCCACCGGATGCGCAGGTGTATTCGACTTCTTCGAACACGTTTACCGCTTGGAAGACGAAGCCGCCTACGCCCAAGAGCGCGAAACCAAGCCCGGCCGCAGTTTCAAAGACTGGCGCACCTACCTCATGAGCGACCACCTGCCGATGTGGATTGAATTGGGGATTGACGACAGCGATACTTATTTGAGCGGATTGAAATAG
- a CDS encoding NUDIX domain-containing protein: MDASRPLVRVVAGVVLNGQGRYLLSSRPEGKPYAGYWEFAGGKVEAGETELQALKREFEEELGIQIRRARPWLTKIHDYEHARVHLRFFRVGAGDWSGEIQACEGQAWSWQRAGDFDVSPMLPANGPLLAALAVPTELQGRLKTGLYGENGMGGYRVVPFESAEPQHGNVLIEETELVKRGKMPEADSVWVVISRPEQWLRVQDADVVVWQVQNPAAAEAVCSVLEDGVSVPLVVSAASDAAGTYRNRWLALGAHTVLVDDETEWA; encoded by the coding sequence ATGGATGCTTCCCGTCCGTTGGTTCGTGTGGTGGCCGGTGTCGTGTTGAACGGGCAAGGCCGCTATTTGCTCAGTTCGCGCCCCGAAGGTAAGCCTTATGCGGGGTATTGGGAATTTGCAGGCGGTAAGGTTGAGGCGGGCGAAACGGAGTTGCAGGCGTTAAAACGCGAGTTTGAAGAAGAGTTGGGCATTCAAATCCGCCGAGCGCGGCCGTGGCTGACTAAGATTCACGATTACGAGCACGCGCGGGTGCATCTGCGTTTTTTCCGTGTGGGAGCGGGGGATTGGTCGGGAGAAATTCAAGCGTGCGAAGGGCAGGCTTGGTCGTGGCAGCGGGCGGGGGATTTCGACGTATCGCCGATGCTGCCTGCCAACGGCCCGTTGCTGGCTGCGCTGGCGGTGCCGACGGAGCTTCAAGGCCGTCTGAAAACGGGCTTGTATGGCGAAAACGGTATGGGCGGATACCGTGTGGTGCCGTTTGAGTCGGCGGAGCCGCAGCATGGAAATGTTTTGATTGAAGAAACCGAATTGGTAAAGCGCGGCAAAATGCCGGAAGCCGACAGTGTTTGGGTAGTGATTTCCCGGCCGGAACAATGGCTGCGTGTGCAGGATGCCGATGTAGTGGTGTGGCAGGTGCAGAATCCGGCTGCGGCGGAAGCGGTTTGTTCGGTGTTGGAAGACGGAGTTTCCGTGCCTTTGGTGGTGTCCGCTGCATCCGACGCGGCGGGAACATACCGCAACCGCTGGTTGGCTTTGGGGGCGCATACGGTATTGGTTGACGATGAAACCGAATGGGCCTGA
- a CDS encoding accessory factor UbiK family protein, translating into MIGKKLFEEVSAKLSETIANSPAKDVEKNVKAMLGSAFNRMDLVTREEFDIQQQVLIKTRTKLAELEARLAKLEGEQPLQQVETVAEVPEQVE; encoded by the coding sequence ATGATCGGTAAAAAACTATTTGAAGAAGTGTCTGCCAAACTGAGCGAGACCATCGCCAACAGCCCCGCCAAAGACGTGGAAAAAAACGTGAAAGCCATGTTGGGCAGCGCATTCAACCGCATGGATTTGGTTACCCGCGAAGAATTCGACATCCAACAACAAGTGCTGATTAAAACCCGCACCAAATTGGCAGAATTGGAAGCACGTCTTGCCAAGCTTGAAGGCGAACAGCCGCTACAACAAGTGGAAACCGTTGCCGAAGTGCCGGAACAAGTGGAATAA
- a CDS encoding YifB family Mg chelatase-like AAA ATPase translates to MSLAVVYSRALNGMNAPLVEVEAHLANGLPAFNIVGLPDTEVKESRDRVRAAIIQSGFDFPAKKITVNLAPADLPKESGRFDLPIALGILAASGQIAGDKLPQYEFAGELALSGTLRPVRGALAMAWQAMQAGRAFVLPSENAEQTAVMRGITVYGADSLGQVAAHLNAVEPLAQTVYDAHIRPSENINFPDLKDVKGQHTARLALEIAAAGGHSLLMMGPPGTGKSMLAQRLPGILPPLTDEELIEVWSLRSLLPNHRQELDYKKPYQTPHHTSSQVAIVGGNSGPGEISLAHNGILFLDELPEFDRKVLEVLREPLESGEIHISRASHKAVYPAKFQLVAAMNPCPCGYLGHPVKPCRCTPESIARYRSKISGPLLDRIDLTIEVPGLSSAELMRQEAGESSAEVLKRVEAAREKQYSRQGKVNAALSVTELDTIAMVSKEAQQALGELLEKLSLSARSFHRIMRVARTLADLGNDETVNRSHVLQAVSFRRAL, encoded by the coding sequence ATGTCCTTAGCCGTTGTTTACAGCCGTGCATTAAACGGTATGAATGCGCCGTTGGTCGAGGTGGAAGCTCACCTTGCCAACGGTTTACCCGCTTTCAATATCGTCGGTCTGCCCGACACCGAAGTCAAAGAAAGCCGCGACCGTGTGCGAGCGGCCATCATACAGAGCGGATTCGATTTCCCCGCTAAAAAAATCACTGTAAACCTTGCGCCCGCAGACTTGCCTAAAGAGTCGGGGCGTTTTGATTTGCCTATCGCTCTCGGTATCTTGGCCGCATCGGGGCAGATCGCCGGTGACAAACTGCCCCAATATGAATTCGCCGGCGAGCTGGCTTTGTCCGGCACCTTGCGCCCCGTGCGCGGTGCACTGGCAATGGCTTGGCAAGCCATGCAGGCGGGCAGGGCATTCGTGCTGCCGTCTGAAAACGCCGAACAAACTGCGGTAATGAGGGGCATCACTGTTTACGGTGCCGACAGTCTGGGCCAAGTTGCCGCCCATCTGAATGCAGTCGAACCGTTGGCGCAAACCGTTTATGATGCGCATATCAGGCCGTCTGAAAACATCAATTTCCCCGATTTGAAAGACGTTAAAGGCCAGCATACGGCGCGGTTGGCTTTGGAAATTGCCGCCGCGGGCGGACACAGCCTGCTGATGATGGGACCACCGGGCACGGGAAAATCGATGCTCGCCCAACGTTTGCCGGGTATTTTGCCGCCGCTGACCGACGAGGAATTGATTGAGGTGTGGTCGCTGCGCTCGTTGCTGCCGAATCATAGGCAGGAATTGGACTACAAAAAACCTTATCAAACCCCCCATCATACTTCCAGCCAAGTGGCCATAGTCGGCGGAAATTCGGGGCCCGGAGAAATCTCGTTGGCTCACAACGGAATTTTATTTTTAGATGAACTTCCCGAGTTTGACCGCAAGGTTTTAGAGGTGTTGCGCGAGCCTTTGGAAAGTGGGGAAATTCACATTTCCCGCGCTTCCCATAAGGCGGTTTATCCGGCCAAATTCCAATTGGTTGCGGCAATGAATCCGTGTCCGTGCGGTTACCTCGGTCATCCGGTTAAGCCTTGCCGCTGCACGCCCGAAAGTATAGCCCGCTACCGCAGCAAAATCTCCGGCCCACTGCTAGACCGCATTGATTTAACCATTGAAGTCCCTGGCCTTTCCTCAGCCGAATTGATGCGGCAAGAGGCGGGCGAAAGCAGTGCGGAAGTTTTAAAACGCGTTGAAGCGGCAAGAGAAAAACAGTATTCGAGACAAGGTAAAGTGAATGCCGCCCTGAGTGTTACGGAACTGGATACTATTGCAATGGTCAGTAAAGAGGCCCAACAAGCGTTAGGGGAATTGCTGGAAAAGTTATCGCTGTCGGCCCGCAGCTTCCACCGTATTATGCGGGTGGCGCGCACGTTGGCGGATTTGGGCAATGACGAAACGGTAAACCGTTCGCATGTGTTGCAGGCAGTAAGTTTTCGTCGGGCTTTGTAA
- a CDS encoding SPOR domain-containing protein, with amino-acid sequence MDAKKQYGKGLSGFMLGLLLATAVIAGVLFFLNKSNQKVFKKEEAPKELPAPEILTPRSSEPIISVPQQQASGAVSPPASDVLGGFIQEQQASESVEKIEEPEETFPDVIDVIPVPQKPETKPVEKPAQKAKPKAETKPVEKKADAEKEESKKAAKPTPEQILNSGSIEKAREEAAQAEAERKKERQAQSSEEGGRIVLQMGSFGNRESAEAHRAKLAMMGVSSSIVEGATGGKSVYRVQSSRMNKEAARKAQQTLKQNGVDSFARTVK; translated from the coding sequence ATGGACGCAAAAAAACAATACGGTAAAGGCCTTTCAGGTTTTATGTTGGGTTTGCTGTTGGCAACTGCTGTAATTGCAGGTGTGTTGTTCTTTTTAAATAAAAGCAATCAGAAAGTTTTCAAAAAAGAAGAAGCTCCGAAAGAGCTGCCTGCGCCGGAAATTCTAACACCTAGAAGCAGTGAGCCTATCATATCGGTGCCGCAGCAGCAGGCTTCCGGTGCAGTCAGCCCTCCCGCTTCCGATGTATTAGGCGGTTTTATTCAGGAACAACAAGCTTCTGAGTCGGTAGAAAAGATTGAGGAACCTGAAGAAACTTTTCCCGACGTAATAGACGTGATACCGGTGCCGCAAAAACCGGAAACCAAACCTGTTGAAAAGCCGGCCCAGAAAGCCAAACCTAAAGCTGAAACCAAACCGGTCGAGAAAAAAGCCGATGCAGAAAAAGAAGAATCTAAGAAAGCGGCCAAACCGACACCCGAGCAGATTTTAAACAGCGGCAGTATTGAAAAAGCCCGTGAAGAAGCTGCCCAAGCAGAGGCCGAACGTAAAAAAGAACGCCAAGCGCAGTCCTCTGAAGAAGGCGGCCGTATCGTGCTGCAAATGGGGTCGTTCGGCAACCGTGAAAGTGCTGAAGCACACCGTGCCAAGCTGGCAATGATGGGGGTGTCGTCCAGTATCGTTGAGGGAGCCACCGGCGGTAAGTCCGTCTATCGTGTCCAAAGCAGCCGGATGAATAAAGAAGCGGCTCGGAAAGCGCAACAAACTCTTAAACAGAACGGTGTGGACAGCTTTGCCCGCACGGTGAAATAA
- a CDS encoding thiol:disulfide interchange protein DsbA/DsbL: protein MKLKTVLLTAVAALALTANVYAATEGKDYTVLPKPIPQSQADKIEVLEFFGYFCVHCYHLDPVLLKHAKTFPSDTYLRTEHVVWQPEMLGFARVAAAVNSSGLKYQANQAVFRAVYEEKINLADSATFKQWAAAQKGFDGKKLIAAYDSFGNQAQAKRMEDLTNTYQISGTPTVIVGGKYQVKFTGDWQAGMKTIDELVAKVRTERGMKTPSAKPVAVAPALKSKGALLAKAANK from the coding sequence ATGAAATTGAAAACCGTATTGCTGACCGCCGTTGCAGCATTGGCATTGACAGCTAATGTTTACGCGGCGACTGAAGGTAAAGATTATACCGTATTACCCAAGCCGATTCCTCAGAGCCAGGCAGATAAAATCGAGGTATTGGAGTTTTTCGGTTATTTCTGCGTACATTGTTATCACTTGGATCCTGTGCTCCTGAAGCATGCAAAAACATTCCCTTCAGACACTTATCTGCGTACCGAACATGTTGTATGGCAACCTGAAATGCTGGGGTTCGCACGTGTGGCGGCTGCAGTAAACAGTTCAGGTTTGAAATACCAGGCCAATCAGGCCGTATTCCGTGCGGTTTATGAAGAGAAAATCAATTTGGCCGATTCTGCGACCTTTAAGCAATGGGCGGCAGCCCAAAAGGGTTTTGATGGCAAAAAACTGATTGCCGCCTATGACTCTTTCGGCAATCAAGCCCAAGCGAAAAGAATGGAAGATTTGACCAATACCTATCAAATCAGCGGTACTCCGACAGTTATCGTCGGTGGTAAATACCAAGTGAAATTTACCGGCGACTGGCAGGCAGGGATGAAAACAATTGATGAATTGGTAGCAAAAGTCCGTACCGAGCGTGGTATGAAAACGCCTTCTGCCAAGCCGGTTGCAGTTGCACCTGCTTTGAAAAGCAAAGGGGCATTGCTTGCAAAGGCTGCCAACAAATAA
- a CDS encoding undecaprenyl-diphosphate phosphatase, with translation MDIILLFKALILGIIEGLTEFLPISSTGHLIVVGDLLNFKSNGKVFEIAIQLGAVLAVIFEYRQRFTHVITHLGKDKAVNRFVVNLAVAFIPAAVVGLIFSKQIKVFLFNPITVAAALVLGGFIILWVECRQLKTTPKVTNVDDMKMRDALVVGLAQICALVPGTSRSGSTIMGGMLWGLERKVATEFSFFLAVPVMIAATTYDVLKHYKLFTMQDIGLIVVGFISAFVAGLLAVKALLKFVASKNYVPFAYYRIVFGGLILLTWTMGWVDWTEM, from the coding sequence ATGGATATTATTTTGCTGTTCAAAGCCCTGATTTTGGGCATTATTGAAGGGTTAACCGAGTTTTTACCGATTTCAAGTACCGGTCACTTGATTGTGGTGGGGGATTTGTTAAATTTTAAAAGCAACGGAAAAGTGTTTGAAATTGCCATTCAGTTAGGGGCGGTTTTAGCGGTTATTTTTGAATACCGCCAGCGGTTTACCCATGTTATTACCCATTTGGGTAAAGACAAAGCCGTTAACCGTTTTGTGGTAAATCTTGCCGTAGCATTTATTCCCGCAGCAGTTGTTGGATTGATTTTCAGTAAACAGATCAAAGTGTTTCTGTTTAACCCGATTACCGTTGCCGCGGCTTTGGTGTTGGGCGGTTTTATTATTTTGTGGGTCGAATGCCGCCAATTGAAAACCACGCCTAAAGTAACGAATGTAGACGATATGAAAATGCGCGATGCTTTGGTAGTCGGTTTGGCTCAGATTTGTGCATTGGTACCGGGTACTTCCCGCTCGGGCAGTACGATTATGGGGGGAATGCTATGGGGGCTGGAGCGCAAGGTTGCGACGGAATTCTCGTTCTTTTTAGCTGTGCCGGTAATGATTGCCGCAACTACTTACGATGTGTTGAAGCACTATAAACTTTTTACAATGCAAGATATCGGTTTGATTGTTGTCGGTTTCATTTCTGCATTTGTAGCCGGCTTGTTGGCGGTAAAAGCGTTGCTGAAGTTTGTCGCTTCTAAAAACTATGTGCCGTTCGCTTACTACCGCATTGTATTCGGTGGGTTGATTTTGCTGACTTGGACAATGGGCTGGGTGGATTGGACGGAGATGTGA
- a CDS encoding MliC family protein: MKKHAVILLTAFLCAACGSQKAVRPDAPTPEVAESQTYNINYKAANGRRITAVYHNNHSPLTVELRQGNTVETLKQIQSWAKGAEYGNATTRWHVQSDRAILTRKGKKTVYRETD, translated from the coding sequence ATGAAAAAACATGCCGTTATTTTACTGACCGCCTTTCTTTGTGCCGCCTGCGGTTCACAAAAAGCCGTCCGCCCCGATGCCCCCACGCCTGAAGTTGCCGAATCGCAAACTTACAACATCAACTATAAAGCAGCCAACGGCAGACGTATCACTGCCGTTTATCACAATAACCACAGCCCGCTTACCGTCGAACTGCGCCAAGGCAATACGGTGGAAACACTCAAACAAATCCAGTCGTGGGCTAAAGGAGCGGAATACGGCAACGCCACCACCCGCTGGCACGTGCAGTCGGACCGCGCCATCTTAACCCGTAAGGGCAAGAAAACCGTTTATAGAGAAACCGATTAA
- a CDS encoding zinc-finger domain-containing protein, whose protein sequence is MSDQNNPIVITPHDLPLHCFGPQNETWNGHPRVFLPIQSDSTIECPYCGAVYKLEGEAKAH, encoded by the coding sequence ATGAGCGACCAAAACAATCCCATCGTTATCACTCCGCATGATTTGCCGCTGCATTGTTTCGGCCCTCAGAACGAAACTTGGAACGGACACCCTCGCGTGTTTTTACCGATTCAATCCGACAGCACCATTGAATGCCCGTATTGTGGTGCTGTATATAAACTGGAAGGTGAAGCCAAAGCCCACTAA
- a CDS encoding branched-chain amino acid transaminase, with protein MALTMDNRDGKIWVNGKLIEWQNATTHVLTHTLHYGMGVFEGVRAYETPKGPAIFRLQEHTKRLFNSAKILGMKLPFSQEEINQAHIDVVKANDLYSCYFRPMAYYGSAKLGVAPKDDDVQVILAAWAWGAYLGEEGMKRGIRVRVSSFTRHHPNIHMIKAKANGNYLNSILANTEATRDGYDEAILLDAQGYVAEGSGENIFLINEGKIYTPALDVALDGITRRSVITIAEEMGLKVIEKRITRDELYAADEVFFTGTAAEVTPIREIDNREIGIGERGPITTEIQQRYFDIVQGKNPKYSHWLTYVHS; from the coding sequence ATGGCTTTAACAATGGACAACCGCGACGGCAAAATCTGGGTAAACGGCAAGTTGATCGAATGGCAAAATGCCACTACCCATGTTCTTACCCACACTTTACACTACGGTATGGGTGTATTTGAAGGCGTACGTGCTTACGAAACGCCCAAAGGCCCCGCCATTTTCCGTCTGCAAGAACACACCAAGCGCCTCTTTAACTCCGCCAAAATTCTCGGCATGAAACTGCCGTTCAGCCAAGAAGAAATCAATCAGGCCCATATCGACGTAGTTAAGGCCAACGATCTTTATTCATGCTATTTCCGACCGATGGCTTACTACGGTTCGGCCAAGCTCGGCGTAGCACCGAAAGACGATGACGTACAGGTTATCCTCGCCGCATGGGCGTGGGGTGCATATTTGGGCGAAGAAGGCATGAAGCGCGGCATCCGCGTGCGGGTAAGTTCGTTCACCCGCCACCATCCCAATATCCATATGATTAAAGCCAAAGCCAACGGCAATTATCTGAACTCTATTCTTGCTAACACCGAAGCAACGCGCGACGGCTACGACGAAGCTATTTTGCTGGATGCACAAGGCTATGTAGCCGAAGGTTCGGGCGAAAACATCTTCCTAATCAACGAAGGAAAAATTTACACCCCTGCCCTCGACGTGGCGCTGGACGGCATTACCCGCAGAAGCGTGATTACCATTGCAGAAGAAATGGGATTGAAGGTTATCGAAAAACGCATTACCCGAGACGAACTCTACGCTGCGGACGAAGTATTCTTTACCGGCACCGCCGCTGAGGTTACCCCCATCCGCGAAATCGACAACCGCGAAATCGGCATCGGCGAACGCGGCCCGATTACCACCGAAATCCAACAACGCTATTTCGACATCGTACAAGGCAAAAACCCGAAATATAGCCACTGGCTGACTTATGTACATTCATAA
- a CDS encoding LapA family protein, whose translation MKIVYLVIKLIVLLVFLVLAISNTQTVQFFYLPAQSADLPLIVVLFGAFVIGAVFGLFALFGRLLALRSENNRLRAELKKSARIGERDLAVPQVPAAAVPAGKE comes from the coding sequence ATGAAAATTGTTTATCTTGTTATAAAACTGATTGTTTTGCTGGTGTTTTTAGTGTTGGCAATCAGTAATACCCAAACCGTGCAGTTTTTCTACCTGCCCGCCCAAAGTGCTGATTTACCTTTGATTGTGGTGCTGTTCGGCGCATTTGTTATCGGTGCGGTATTCGGTTTGTTTGCCCTGTTCGGCCGTTTGTTGGCTTTGCGCAGCGAGAATAACCGTTTGCGTGCCGAATTGAAAAAATCCGCCCGCATCGGCGAACGTGATTTGGCCGTGCCTCAGGTACCCGCTGCCGCGGTTCCTGCAGGTAAGGAATAA
- the lapB gene encoding lipopolysaccharide assembly protein LapB, translated as MDTEIWILLLPIILLPVFFAMGWFAARVDMKAVLKQAKTVPGGFYKSLDALVDRNSGKAARELAEVIDQQPQSYDLNLTLGKLYRQRGENDKAINMHRALLDSPDTVGEKRERVLFELGQNYQSAGLVDRAEQIFLGLQNGNMAKEARQVLLSIYQQDRDWEKAIEMAQLLSHDEQTYQFEIAQFYCELAQAALFQSNFETARSYVQKALDANKKCTRANMILGDIEQKQGNFGAAIEAYTAIEKQNYAYLSMVGERLYDAYDALGKAQEGLNVLTGYMKTFPQLDLINVIYEKSLLLNGEGEAAQTAVELVRQKPDLSGVYRLLGLQLSGLNPAWKADADMMRSVIGRQLQKAVMYRCRNCHFKSQVFFWHCPACNKWETFTPNRIEV; from the coding sequence ATGGATACCGAAATCTGGATTTTGCTGCTGCCGATTATTTTACTGCCTGTTTTTTTTGCAATGGGCTGGTTTGCCGCACGGGTGGATATGAAAGCGGTGTTGAAACAGGCTAAAACCGTGCCCGGCGGATTTTATAAAAGCCTTGATGCTTTGGTAGATCGCAACAGCGGCAAAGCGGCGCGCGAATTGGCCGAAGTGATCGATCAGCAGCCGCAGTCTTACGACTTGAATCTCACTTTGGGCAAACTTTACCGCCAGCGCGGAGAGAACGATAAAGCCATCAACATGCATCGGGCCTTGTTGGATTCCCCCGATACCGTGGGCGAAAAGCGTGAGCGCGTATTGTTCGAGTTGGGGCAGAACTATCAAAGCGCAGGGTTGGTCGACCGTGCGGAACAGATTTTTCTCGGCTTGCAAAACGGTAATATGGCAAAAGAAGCACGGCAGGTGCTGTTGAGTATTTACCAGCAAGACCGCGACTGGGAAAAAGCCATCGAAATGGCGCAATTGTTAAGCCATGACGAGCAGACGTACCAGTTTGAAATCGCCCAATTTTATTGCGAACTGGCGCAAGCGGCATTGTTCCAATCCAATTTTGAAACCGCACGTTCTTACGTGCAGAAGGCTTTGGATGCCAATAAAAAGTGCACCCGCGCCAATATGATTTTGGGCGATATCGAGCAAAAGCAGGGTAATTTCGGTGCCGCGATTGAGGCTTATACCGCGATTGAAAAACAAAACTATGCTTATCTGAGCATGGTGGGCGAGCGGCTGTACGACGCTTACGATGCGCTCGGCAAAGCGCAGGAAGGTTTGAACGTGCTGACCGGCTATATGAAAACCTTTCCGCAGCTTGATTTGATTAATGTGATTTATGAAAAATCGCTGTTGCTGAACGGAGAGGGCGAAGCCGCCCAAACCGCAGTAGAACTGGTGCGCCAAAAACCCGATTTGAGCGGTGTTTACCGTTTGCTCGGTTTACAGTTGAGCGGGCTGAATCCGGCTTGGAAAGCGGATGCGGATATGATGCGTTCGGTAATCGGCCGCCAGTTACAAAAAGCAGTGATGTACCGTTGCCGCAACTGCCATTTCAAATCACAAGTGTTTTTCTGGCATTGCCCCGCTTGCAACAAGTGGGAAACGTTTACGCCCAACCGAATCGAAGTATAG
- a CDS encoding DMP19 family protein: MSAPIIDLSAFDPQNPAEFLYTLTASYLEYCEANHDGEMALLNDEQHTLLAYCYLDSQVQEGGFVQLIAAGYGEYIFMNPLADSLRRWQIKPTPKIIDKAKILYAKHGEAIESLAAEETPLEEIRAEFAEFEELDGDYYEVADEDLATAAGYVSANPKKFALPSG; this comes from the coding sequence ATGTCCGCCCCGATTATCGACCTTTCCGCATTCGATCCACAGAATCCGGCTGAATTCCTCTATACATTGACCGCTTCTTATCTTGAGTACTGTGAAGCCAATCATGACGGTGAAATGGCTTTGCTAAACGACGAGCAACATACGCTGTTGGCTTATTGTTATCTCGACAGCCAAGTGCAGGAAGGCGGTTTTGTACAGTTGATTGCAGCCGGTTACGGCGAATATATTTTCATGAACCCGTTGGCCGACAGCTTGCGCCGCTGGCAGATCAAGCCGACACCGAAAATCATCGACAAGGCCAAAATACTATATGCCAAGCACGGCGAAGCAATCGAATCGCTTGCCGCGGAGGAAACACCGTTGGAAGAAATCCGCGCCGAGTTTGCGGAATTCGAAGAGCTTGACGGTGATTATTATGAAGTGGCGGATGAGGATTTGGCGACAGCGGCAGGGTATGTGTCGGCTAATCCGAAAAAATTTGCATTACCTTCGGGTTGA